A stretch of DNA from Leopardus geoffroyi isolate Oge1 chromosome B3, O.geoffroyi_Oge1_pat1.0, whole genome shotgun sequence:
GCGTATTGGCCAAAGGAGGAGGGAAGTTATGGCGTCAATCAATGACGTCATCTGCTCAGAAAGACCCGGTGcgccccccatccccactccGGTTTGAACTTTGCCTGAGGAATCTCGCTCTTTGCCCGAGGACAttcctttaaaataagaatttcgAGACTTCCCGTGCAAAGTTGCTGGGAAACACGCTGTTCGGGAATGAGGACGTCCTGGGGCACACTCCAATATACAGAGATTAAAGAGTTCCCGacaatttggtttttaaattgcCCTGCAAACGTGAAATCCTTGCTGATCTGGCAGCTACTCCGCTATGGTGGTGAGAGACAGACTACCAGCCGGGCGAGAGGGAGGTGCCGGGCGGAAGAATGGCAGGCGTGGCCAACCCGGAGGCGGCTGGAGGCCGCGCCCCCTTCCCAGAGTGCCCCGCAGCCGCTCCCCGCGAGATCTCTTTTCTAGCCAGCCCTGGCCCGGCTCAGGAGGTGCTGCCACCATGGATGGGCTTCGGGCTAGCGCAGGGCTGTTGAGGCGTGGGCGGTTGAGACGCCGGCGCCAGCCGCAGCCACACAGCGGGTCGGTCCTGGCCCTGCCCTTAAGGCCCAGGAAGATCCGAAGGCAGCTGAGGAGAAGCGTGGCGTCCCGCATGGCCGCACTGAGGGCCCAGACACTGCCGAGCGAGGACTCGGAGGACTCGAGGGTGGAGTCGACGGTCGACGATCCTGGAGACCCGGTGGCTGGTGGGGCAGCGACCATCCCGGATGCAGCCCGGCGAGAGCCGTACGGTCACCTGGGGCCTGCAGAGCTGCTGGAGGCCTCGCCCGCGTCCCGCTCCCTGCAGACCCCCCGCGCGCTGGTGGAGGCGCAGACCCCGCCGGCCCGCCTGGTGGAGGCTCAGACCCCGCCGGCCCGCCTGGTGGAGGCGCCCGCCCTGCCCGCGCGCCTAGTGCCGGCTCCCGCGCCTCCCGCGCGCCTGGTGGAGGTGCCCGCTGCGTCGGCGCGCGTGGTGGAGACCTCGGCGCTGCTGTGCCCTGCCCAGCACTTGGCGGCCGCCCCGCCATCCGTGGCCCCCGCAACGCTGTCGGGGCCGCAGGTGGATAGCACCGGCGGGGAGTTGGCCTGGGACTCGCCGCTACAGCGCGTCCTGGCGGAGCTGAACCGCATCCCCAGCAGCCGGCGGCGGGCCGCGCGCCTCTTTGAGTGGCTCATCTCGCCCATGCCGCCCGACCATTTCTACCGGCGCCTGTGGGAGCGGGAGGCGGTGCTGGTGCGGCGGCAGGACCACGCCTACTATCAGGGGCTTTTCTCCACCGCAGACTTGGACTCCATGCTGCGCCACGAGGAGGTGCAGTTCGGGCAGCACCTGGATGCTGCTCGGTACGTCAACGGGCGGCGCGAGACCCTGAACCCCCCCGGCCGCGCGTTGCCTGCCGCCGCCTGGGCCCTGTACCAGGCTGGCTGCTCCCTGCGTCTCCTCTGTCCGCAGGCTTTCTCGACCACAGTGTGGCAGTTTTTGGCCGTGCTCCAAGAGCAGTTTGGCAGCATGGCAGGCTCCAACGTTTACCTCACGCCCCCCAATTCGCAGGGTTTTGCCCCCCACTACGACGACATCGAGGCTTTTGTGCTGCAGCTGGAAGGTAGGAAACTCTGGCGTGTGTACCGACCCCGGGTCCCGACCGAGGAGCTGGCCCTGACATCCAGCCCCAACTTCAGCCAGGATGACCTCGGTGAGCCGGTGCTGCAGACTGTGCTGGAACCTGGAGATTTGCTCTACTTTCCTCGGGGCTTCATTCACCAAGCCGAATGCCAGGATGGAGTGCACTCTCTGCACCTCACCTTGTCCACGTACCAGCGCAATACCTGGGGCGACTTCCTGGAGGCCGTCCTGCCCCTGGCAGTGCAGGCTGCCATGGAAGAAAATGTGGAGTTCCGAAGGGGTCTTCCCCGAGATTTCATGGATTACATGGGGGCCCAGCACTCAGATTCCAAGGATCCACGAAGAACCGCTTTTATGGAGAAGGTGCGAGTCTTGGTTGCCCGCTTGGGACACTTTGCCCCTGTCGATGCTGTGGCTGACCAGCGAGCCAAAGACTTCATCCACGACTCTCTGCCCCCTGTGCTGACTGATAGAGAGAGGGCACTAAGTGTTTATGGGCTCCCAATTCGCTGGGAGGCTGGAGAACCTGTTAACGTGGGGGCCCAGTTGACAACAGAAACAGAAGTGCACATGCTTCAGGATGGGATAGCTCGGCTGGTGGGTGAGGGAGGCCATTTGTTTCTCTATTATACAGTGGAGAACTCCCGTGTTTATCATCTGGAAGAGCCTAAGTGCTTGGAGATATACCCACAGCAAGCTGATGCCATGGAACTTTTGCTCCGCTCCTACCCAGAGTTTGTGAGAGTAGGGGACCTGCCCTGTGACACGGTGGAGGACCAGCTTTCCTTAGCGACCATGTTATATGACAAGGGGCTGCTGCTCACCAAGATGCCTCTAACCTGAACTAGTTTCTTCTTGATTGTTGGAATCAAGACAGTGGTGATTCTCTCTTAGCCACCATTACCATATTtttggcaggggggtggggtaggagggACTCATGTTCTTACCTTGATAACCATTTACCTTTATGACTGCTCACATTTACCTTTATGACTGCTTTAATGTCACACATTTCAGATGGTTTTCCAGGAATCACCACTTCATCTAGGCACAAAAGTAAAAGCAGAAGTTGGAGGTGGAAAAAAGGAGCAATTTTTGCAGAAGTAACTTTGATCCCTGATCATTTCAGAGCACCAGCTTCATCACCCTCAGGCTTCAGCGTACTGTGTAGCACTTGCTGTGTCATTCTGCTTGAGAcattagaagtttttatttggaatttgCATCCTTCATTTGAGTTCTCTTCAGtttggggggagggttggggTCAGTATCTTGTTTGCTACTGTGAGTTTGTATGAATGTTAGAAAAGTTATTAATTAAAGTGCCAAagaatgtttctctttttaaaggctAGATTATTATGAAGGAattgggttggggggtgggagataGGAAAAATCTGTAATGACTGATGTGAAAGGTAACTTGGGGTGGTTGTAGGATTGAGGCCAATTCTATAACTTTGGgggtaatttattcattttaatcatGCTACTTGAACCCCAAACAGCACAATCCTATTGGAAAAGTTAA
This window harbors:
- the RIOX1 gene encoding ribosomal oxygenase 1 gives rise to the protein MVVRDRLPAGREGGAGRKNGRRGQPGGGWRPRPLPRVPRSRSPRDLFSSQPWPGSGGAATMDGLRASAGLLRRGRLRRRRQPQPHSGSVLALPLRPRKIRRQLRRSVASRMAALRAQTLPSEDSEDSRVESTVDDPGDPVAGGAATIPDAARREPYGHLGPAELLEASPASRSLQTPRALVEAQTPPARLVEAQTPPARLVEAPALPARLVPAPAPPARLVEVPAASARVVETSALLCPAQHLAAAPPSVAPATLSGPQVDSTGGELAWDSPLQRVLAELNRIPSSRRRAARLFEWLISPMPPDHFYRRLWEREAVLVRRQDHAYYQGLFSTADLDSMLRHEEVQFGQHLDAARYVNGRRETLNPPGRALPAAAWALYQAGCSLRLLCPQAFSTTVWQFLAVLQEQFGSMAGSNVYLTPPNSQGFAPHYDDIEAFVLQLEGRKLWRVYRPRVPTEELALTSSPNFSQDDLGEPVLQTVLEPGDLLYFPRGFIHQAECQDGVHSLHLTLSTYQRNTWGDFLEAVLPLAVQAAMEENVEFRRGLPRDFMDYMGAQHSDSKDPRRTAFMEKVRVLVARLGHFAPVDAVADQRAKDFIHDSLPPVLTDRERALSVYGLPIRWEAGEPVNVGAQLTTETEVHMLQDGIARLVGEGGHLFLYYTVENSRVYHLEEPKCLEIYPQQADAMELLLRSYPEFVRVGDLPCDTVEDQLSLATMLYDKGLLLTKMPLT